One window of the Runella slithyformis DSM 19594 genome contains the following:
- a CDS encoding DUF2490 domain-containing protein — protein sequence MYRFLFLFLTGLSSLFVQAQKQHYPHLTLWSRLQLAKEPNPHWNFVGTFMWRRQNNYRDNLHNPLINPLMIAGQALVTHRNTPNTVWIHIAQISYMVSHQLLGKPEDFNAPVGREIRYAGGVEFNQEVNEKLTFRQRFMQELRFFKANDFQPVGRVRGRANIRYQLTPFVSVNGVTELLFHDPPLLKGQKPFRFHQFWLGGSLLWSIGERVNLETGYTFIHGRRATLIEFDEQNVLNLHLAIDI from the coding sequence TTGTACCGTTTTTTATTTCTGTTCTTAACAGGACTCAGCTCACTTTTTGTACAGGCGCAAAAGCAACATTATCCCCATCTGACACTTTGGTCGAGGCTACAGCTTGCCAAAGAGCCCAATCCGCATTGGAATTTTGTGGGTACGTTTATGTGGAGACGCCAAAACAACTACCGTGATAATCTTCACAATCCTCTCATTAACCCGTTGATGATCGCAGGGCAGGCGCTTGTTACGCACCGCAATACGCCGAATACGGTATGGATACATATTGCGCAGATAAGCTACATGGTTTCCCATCAGTTATTGGGCAAGCCGGAGGATTTCAATGCTCCCGTCGGGAGGGAGATTCGCTATGCCGGCGGAGTGGAGTTCAATCAGGAGGTAAATGAAAAACTCACCTTCAGACAGCGCTTCATGCAGGAATTGCGCTTCTTTAAAGCCAATGACTTTCAGCCCGTGGGTCGCGTTCGCGGTCGCGCCAATATTCGCTATCAACTGACGCCCTTTGTGAGTGTCAATGGCGTAACCGAACTTCTTTTTCATGACCCTCCGCTGTTGAAGGGACAAAAACCGTTTCGGTTTCATCAATTTTGGTTGGGCGGCAGTTTGTTGTGGAGTATAGGCGAACGGGTCAACCTCGAAACCGGTTATACATTTATTCACGGTCGTCGTGCGACGCTGATAGAGTTTGACGAACAAAATGTATTGAATCTTCATTTAGCCATTGACATCTGA
- a CDS encoding rhodanese-like domain-containing protein → MRKLIFCLIMFSWFKPNAQTNSRAYKVMLEGMYKHSVPTLSCNELKKELNSVVLLDTRAKKEYDVSHLPDARWVGYDDFDLKRVDNLPKSTPIVVYCTVGVRSERVGEKLKAAGFQNVRNLYGSIFEWVNQGNPVVDTQGKPTPKVHAYSRAWGIWLNKGEKVYE, encoded by the coding sequence ATGCGAAAGCTCATTTTCTGTTTGATAATGTTCTCATGGTTTAAACCCAACGCCCAAACCAACAGCCGCGCCTATAAGGTGATGTTGGAAGGAATGTACAAACACAGCGTTCCGACGCTGAGCTGCAATGAACTGAAAAAAGAACTGAACAGCGTAGTGCTGCTGGATACCCGCGCCAAAAAGGAGTACGATGTCAGCCATTTGCCCGACGCCCGCTGGGTAGGCTATGATGATTTTGACCTTAAAAGAGTGGACAATCTGCCCAAGAGCACCCCTATTGTGGTGTATTGCACCGTAGGCGTTCGCAGCGAACGCGTTGGTGAAAAACTCAAAGCGGCAGGATTTCAAAATGTTCGGAACCTGTACGGAAGCATTTTTGAATGGGTCAATCAGGGAAACCCCGTAGTCGATACGCAGGGTAAGCCGACCCCAAAAGTTCATGCCTATTCGCGGGCATGGGGAATATGGCTCAATAAAGGCGAAAAAGTGTATGAATGA
- a CDS encoding dihydroorotase codes for MSSILIINARVVNEGRIQEQDVLVKNGFIEKIDGDLKHLSADKIIDAAGNYLLPGVIDDQVHFREPGLTHKATIYSEAKAAVAGGVTSFMEMPNTVPNALTQSLLEDKYQIAAQTSLANYSFFMGASNDNYDEVMKTICPDVCGIKIFMGSSTGNMLVDAPEVLEKLFANAPCLIATHCEDEPTVRQRTERFKEQYGDNVPYDIHALIRNEEACYKSSSLASELAGKHGTRLHILHISTGEETALFEVGHYGNSAVSESDKRQKRITSEACVHHLWFDAEDYRRLGTQIKCNPAIKAPHHKERIFQALLDNRIDVIATDHAPHTWEEKSKGYWAAPSGLPLVQHSLNIMLEFVQQGKISIERVVEKMSHAVADVFLMDRRGYIREGYWADLVLVDLNQTTSVTKENILFKCGWSPLEGTTFHSGVTHTIVSGHLVYANGVFDESERGKRLTFVQS; via the coding sequence ATGTCATCTATTCTTATCATCAATGCCCGGGTGGTCAATGAAGGGCGTATTCAGGAACAGGATGTTCTGGTAAAAAACGGTTTTATTGAAAAAATCGACGGCGATTTAAAACATCTTTCCGCCGACAAAATCATCGACGCCGCCGGCAACTATCTGCTGCCGGGCGTAATAGACGATCAGGTTCACTTCCGTGAGCCGGGGCTCACGCACAAAGCAACCATTTATTCGGAAGCCAAAGCCGCCGTGGCGGGTGGGGTAACTTCCTTTATGGAAATGCCCAATACCGTACCCAATGCCCTGACCCAATCGCTTTTGGAAGATAAATACCAAATTGCTGCGCAAACATCGTTGGCCAATTATTCCTTTTTCATGGGGGCATCCAACGATAATTATGACGAAGTAATGAAAACGATCTGTCCGGATGTGTGCGGCATCAAAATCTTTATGGGCTCTTCTACCGGCAATATGCTCGTAGACGCACCGGAAGTACTGGAAAAACTGTTTGCCAATGCCCCCTGCCTGATCGCCACACACTGCGAAGATGAGCCCACGGTTCGGCAGCGCACAGAACGATTCAAAGAACAATACGGCGACAATGTCCCGTACGATATTCATGCCCTTATCCGGAATGAAGAAGCCTGTTATAAATCGTCTTCTCTGGCAAGCGAACTCGCCGGAAAACACGGTACACGCCTCCATATCCTGCACATTTCGACGGGTGAAGAAACCGCACTGTTTGAAGTCGGCCACTACGGAAACAGCGCCGTAAGCGAAAGCGACAAACGCCAAAAACGAATCACCTCAGAAGCCTGTGTGCATCATCTGTGGTTTGATGCCGAAGATTATCGCCGGCTGGGCACTCAAATCAAGTGCAATCCGGCCATCAAAGCCCCTCATCACAAAGAACGGATCTTTCAGGCGTTGCTTGATAACCGCATCGACGTCATTGCCACCGACCACGCCCCGCACACGTGGGAAGAAAAATCAAAAGGCTATTGGGCCGCGCCTTCGGGTTTGCCGCTGGTACAGCATTCGCTCAATATTATGCTGGAGTTTGTACAACAGGGAAAAATTTCGATAGAGCGTGTAGTGGAGAAAATGAGCCATGCCGTAGCCGACGTATTTCTGATGGACCGACGCGGGTACATTCGTGAGGGCTATTGGGCCGATCTGGTATTGGTGGATCTGAATCAAACGACCTCCGTGACGAAAGAAAATATTTTATTCAAATGCGGCTGGTCGCCGCTGGAAGGGACCACGTTTCACTCGGGCGTTACGCACACGATCGTTTCGGGGCATTTGGTCTACGCCAACGGCGTTTTTGACGAATCTGAAAGAGGAAAACGGTTGACGTTTGTGCAGTCATAG
- a CDS encoding lysophospholipid acyltransferase family protein, whose protein sequence is MYLCLQREQWKPYAHRLNRLWGQLFFPLAGIRLSIEYRSKPDPQQAYVFCANHFSYLDIAVMGVILEHYFAFVGKADVKNIPLFGYMFKNLHIQVNRDSTQSRVSSLNRAIKTLAQGRSIMVFPEGGIKAKQPPQMHRPFMDGAFKMAIQQQVPIVPISLLTNYKILPDVHPIRMHRFPMQAIVHEAIPTVGLTPQDVVSLRDKCFGVIDDELKKHAFPQKEGSKE, encoded by the coding sequence ATGTATCTGTGTTTACAAAGAGAACAATGGAAACCTTATGCACACCGGCTAAACCGACTTTGGGGCCAATTATTTTTTCCCTTGGCCGGTATCCGGCTTAGCATTGAGTATCGCAGTAAGCCGGACCCTCAGCAGGCCTACGTTTTTTGTGCCAACCATTTTTCGTATCTGGACATTGCGGTAATGGGCGTAATTCTGGAACATTATTTTGCTTTTGTAGGAAAAGCTGACGTTAAAAATATTCCTCTATTCGGGTATATGTTTAAAAACCTGCACATTCAGGTCAATCGCGACAGTACTCAAAGTCGCGTGTCCTCCCTCAATCGAGCCATCAAAACATTGGCGCAGGGAAGAAGTATCATGGTCTTTCCGGAAGGAGGAATCAAAGCAAAACAGCCACCTCAAATGCACCGACCTTTTATGGATGGCGCATTTAAGATGGCTATTCAGCAGCAAGTGCCGATTGTTCCCATCAGCCTGCTGACAAACTATAAAATCTTACCCGACGTACATCCTATCCGAATGCACCGTTTTCCAATGCAGGCGATAGTACACGAAGCGATTCCTACGGTCGGCTTAACCCCTCAGGATGTTGTGTCGTTAAGAGACAAATGTTTCGGGGTCATCGACGACGAACTTAAAAAGCATGCTTTCCCTCAGAAGGAGGGAAGTAAAGAGTAA
- a CDS encoding DUF4249 family protein: MGLWRKNIKFFVLSADRIRSTSNCFIRDLSDRGKRKGAINLSVDKNYYDYHRIVRNFDDDNPFMEPTIIPSNIKNGLGCFAAYN, from the coding sequence GTGGGTTTGTGGAGGAAAAATATAAAGTTTTTTGTTCTTTCTGCGGACCGCATACGATCAACGTCCAACTGTTTTATCCGGGATTTGAGCGACAGGGGAAAAAGAAAAGGGGCGATAAATTTATCAGTCGATAAAAACTACTATGATTATCACCGCATTGTCCGAAATTTTGACGACGACAATCCCTTTATGGAGCCAACCATTATTCCTTCCAATATCAAAAATGGGTTGGGCTGTTTTGCTGCGTATAACTGA
- a CDS encoding zinc-dependent alcohol dehydrogenase family protein — translation MKRIVFHQFGKPADILNPESAEMLTPGPDEVLIKVLASPINPSDIMFVQNLYGIRPQLPSGAGFEGVGKVEAVGSNAKVAVGTRVSFTAIGAWSEYVITNHRTLIPVPDAMDDETAAQLFVNPFTAVAMVEDSGVKTGEWLMITACTSALGKMVIQICKMRGIKTIGTVRRNDHNEELKALGVDEIINTAQENLPKRVQQITNYEGVRAVLECVGGETASEALKCMGRGAMMLIYGVLSLQDPKINIGLMIFRELTLKGFWLTDWMRRVDGSTRQKVSQEVITLLSTGQVKMPIEATYTLDEIKTAVAHADAPGRWGKVLLKP, via the coding sequence ATGAAAAGAATCGTATTCCATCAATTTGGTAAACCTGCCGACATCTTGAACCCCGAAAGCGCCGAAATGCTTACTCCGGGCCCCGACGAAGTACTCATCAAAGTACTTGCCAGCCCCATCAATCCTTCCGATATTATGTTTGTGCAAAACCTGTACGGCATTCGTCCGCAGTTGCCGTCGGGGGCGGGCTTTGAAGGCGTCGGGAAAGTGGAGGCCGTGGGCAGTAACGCCAAGGTAGCTGTGGGTACACGCGTAAGTTTTACGGCTATCGGTGCGTGGAGCGAGTACGTGATAACCAATCATCGTACCCTGATCCCGGTGCCGGATGCCATGGATGATGAAACGGCCGCCCAATTATTTGTCAACCCTTTTACGGCCGTAGCCATGGTGGAAGATTCGGGCGTAAAAACAGGCGAGTGGCTGATGATCACGGCCTGTACTTCAGCCTTGGGAAAAATGGTGATTCAGATCTGCAAGATGCGCGGCATCAAAACCATCGGTACGGTACGCCGCAATGACCATAATGAAGAACTGAAAGCGTTGGGCGTGGATGAAATCATCAATACCGCCCAAGAAAACCTGCCGAAACGCGTGCAGCAGATCACAAACTACGAAGGCGTACGGGCAGTATTGGAATGCGTTGGGGGAGAAACGGCAAGTGAAGCGCTGAAATGCATGGGCCGAGGAGCCATGATGCTGATCTACGGCGTGTTAAGCCTTCAGGACCCCAAAATAAATATCGGGCTGATGATTTTCAGGGAACTCACGCTGAAAGGCTTCTGGCTTACGGATTGGATGCGTCGGGTGGATGGCAGCACACGTCAAAAAGTATCTCAGGAGGTTATTACTTTATTATCTACCGGACAGGTGAAAATGCCGATCGAAGCGACTTACACCCTGGACGAAATCAAAACCGCCGTTGCGCACGCAGATGCCCCGGGCCGATGGGGAAAAGTACTGTTAAAGCCATAA
- the hisA gene encoding 1-(5-phosphoribosyl)-5-[(5-phosphoribosylamino)methylideneamino]imidazole-4-carboxamide isomerase yields the protein MFHIIPAIDIIEGKCVRLTQGDYGQKKIYNEHPLEVAMEFEDAGLTRLHLVDLDGAKAKKVINWKVLETIATKTGLHVDFGGGVQSEDDLRVVFESGAQQVTGGSIAVKKPDVFEKWLSIYGGDKIILGADARNERVAVSGWEEGTELWVYDFVQKWVEKGAKYTISTDVAKDGLLEGPSFELYRNMQDQCPGIQIIASGGVSNLGDIEILADMKLFGVIVGKAIYEGKVTLAELQRWSFK from the coding sequence TGTTTCATATCATCCCCGCCATCGATATTATAGAAGGCAAATGCGTACGCCTGACCCAGGGCGATTACGGCCAAAAGAAAATTTACAACGAACATCCGCTGGAGGTAGCCATGGAATTTGAAGATGCCGGACTCACCCGATTGCACCTCGTAGACCTGGACGGAGCCAAAGCCAAGAAAGTAATCAACTGGAAAGTATTGGAAACCATTGCGACCAAAACCGGATTACACGTTGATTTTGGTGGGGGTGTACAGTCGGAAGATGACCTGCGCGTAGTGTTTGAATCAGGGGCCCAACAGGTCACGGGCGGCAGTATTGCCGTAAAAAAACCGGACGTATTCGAAAAATGGCTCTCTATTTATGGAGGCGATAAAATCATCTTAGGGGCCGACGCCCGCAATGAGCGCGTCGCCGTCAGCGGATGGGAAGAAGGTACGGAGCTGTGGGTGTATGACTTTGTCCAGAAATGGGTTGAAAAAGGCGCAAAATATACCATCAGTACGGATGTAGCCAAAGACGGTTTATTGGAAGGGCCTTCTTTTGAGTTATACCGAAATATGCAGGACCAATGCCCGGGCATACAAATCATAGCCAGCGGAGGCGTAAGCAATTTGGGAGATATCGAAATTTTGGCGGATATGAAGCTTTTTGGAGTAATTGTCGGCAAAGCTATTTATGAAGGGAAAGTAACTTTGGCAGAGCTTCAACGATGGTCTTTTAAGTAG
- the ribH gene encoding 6,7-dimethyl-8-ribityllumazine synthase: MSSAHKNLSVFTTEGLPDISNKKFVIVVAEWNDEVTGALYEGAHKTLLEYGAKPENVQRVNVPGSFELSFGSQVYAQKPDVDAVIAIGCVIQGETKHNDYINHAVAHGLTDVALKYNKPVIFGVLTPNTLQQALDRAGGIHGNKGDEAAITAIKMLGLV, from the coding sequence ATGTCATCTGCCCACAAAAACCTGAGTGTTTTCACTACCGAAGGGTTACCCGATATAAGTAATAAAAAATTTGTCATCGTAGTGGCCGAATGGAACGATGAGGTCACCGGAGCTCTTTACGAAGGAGCGCACAAAACGTTGCTCGAATACGGCGCAAAACCCGAGAATGTTCAGCGGGTAAACGTACCCGGAAGTTTTGAATTAAGCTTTGGCTCCCAAGTGTATGCCCAAAAGCCCGACGTAGACGCCGTCATCGCCATCGGGTGCGTGATTCAGGGCGAAACCAAACACAACGATTACATTAACCACGCCGTAGCGCACGGCCTGACCGATGTAGCATTGAAATACAACAAACCCGTCATATTTGGGGTACTGACGCCCAATACCCTGCAACAGGCCCTCGACCGGGCCGGAGGCATCCACGGCAACAAAGGCGACGAAGCCGCCATCACCGCCATCAAAATGTTAGGGTTGGTATGA
- a CDS encoding methyltransferase: protein MSNEFNQHYWNERYRTGQTGWDIGYASPPLTDYIDGLTDKNLKILIPGGGNSYEADYLLQQGFTDVTVVDISSEIIHKLQERYAASGLKAVCEDFFEHSGHYDLILEQTFFCAIDPALRPRYVQKMYELVTSGGTLAGLLFDRPFVGGPPFGGTVDEYKSLFNDYFELKRMDAAHNSIPPRQGSEVFFVASPKSI, encoded by the coding sequence ATGAGTAATGAATTTAACCAACACTACTGGAATGAACGCTACCGCACCGGCCAAACGGGCTGGGATATCGGTTATGCCTCGCCGCCGTTGACGGACTACATTGATGGACTAACTGACAAAAACCTCAAAATCCTGATTCCCGGCGGGGGCAACAGCTACGAAGCGGACTATCTGCTGCAACAGGGCTTTACGGACGTGACCGTGGTAGATATTTCCTCCGAGATCATTCATAAGTTGCAGGAACGCTACGCTGCGTCAGGGCTGAAAGCCGTCTGTGAAGATTTTTTTGAGCATTCGGGACATTACGATCTGATTCTGGAACAAACGTTTTTCTGCGCCATTGATCCCGCCCTGCGGCCGCGTTATGTTCAGAAAATGTATGAATTAGTAACTTCCGGCGGCACTTTGGCCGGACTCTTATTTGATCGACCTTTTGTCGGAGGTCCTCCTTTCGGCGGCACGGTCGACGAATACAAAAGCCTGTTCAACGATTATTTTGAGCTAAAACGCATGGATGCCGCCCACAACTCCATTCCTCCCCGGCAAGGCTCCGAGGTATTTTTCGTGGCTTCTCCCAAGTCAATATAA
- the hisH gene encoding imidazole glycerol phosphate synthase subunit HisH translates to MKTVIIKYNAGNVQSVMYALDRIGAAYEWTDDPDTIRSADKVIFPGVGEASTAMAYLRERGLDKLIPSLRQPLLGTCVGMQLMCRYSEENDTTCMGIFDVDVLRFPRINGFKVPQTGWNDIYALNNPLCVGLNEHDYVYYNHGYYAPLCDQTAAKTDYIVEYSAMLQKDNFYAAQFHSEISGNVGQRIFENFLNL, encoded by the coding sequence ATGAAAACAGTAATCATCAAATACAACGCAGGAAACGTACAGTCAGTCATGTACGCCCTTGACCGGATCGGTGCCGCCTACGAATGGACCGACGATCCGGATACCATTCGCTCGGCCGACAAAGTGATCTTCCCGGGCGTGGGAGAAGCCAGTACAGCCATGGCGTACCTGCGGGAGCGCGGATTGGACAAATTGATCCCCTCACTCCGGCAGCCATTATTGGGTACCTGCGTAGGGATGCAGCTCATGTGCCGTTATTCCGAAGAAAATGACACGACCTGTATGGGGATTTTTGATGTGGACGTACTGCGTTTTCCGCGAATTAATGGCTTTAAAGTCCCCCAAACGGGCTGGAATGATATTTATGCCCTGAATAATCCGCTTTGTGTCGGATTGAATGAGCACGATTACGTTTATTATAATCACGGCTACTATGCGCCGCTTTGCGACCAAACGGCGGCCAAGACCGATTACATCGTGGAGTATTCGGCGATGTTGCAAAAAGATAACTTTTATGCGGCTCAGTTTCACTCCGAGATCAGCGGCAATGTCGGTCAACGTATTTTTGAAAATTTCCTAAACCTTTAA
- a CDS encoding RNA polymerase sigma factor, with protein sequence MEKYQVSDSDLVSLYVHGNEKAFEKLVQRHKSKIYTTIYLIVKDQYVAEDLMQDSFVKAVETIKSGKYNDEGKFLPWILRIAHNLAIDHFRRDKRYPEIVFEDGSNVFNTLDFSEDSIESLQIRQETHEHLRELIQRLPDPQREVLIMRHYEDMSFQEIADATGVSINTALGRMRYALINLRKQLSKRVPIYDTNVYPR encoded by the coding sequence ATGGAAAAGTACCAAGTTAGCGACAGTGATCTGGTTTCATTGTACGTTCATGGCAACGAAAAAGCCTTTGAAAAACTCGTTCAGCGTCACAAGTCCAAGATTTACACCACTATTTATTTGATTGTTAAGGATCAGTACGTGGCTGAGGATTTAATGCAGGACAGCTTCGTTAAAGCCGTCGAAACCATTAAATCCGGTAAGTATAACGATGAGGGCAAGTTTTTGCCGTGGATACTGAGAATTGCTCACAATTTGGCTATTGACCATTTTCGGCGCGACAAACGCTACCCCGAAATAGTGTTTGAAGACGGAAGCAACGTGTTTAATACGTTAGACTTTTCGGAGGACTCCATTGAGTCACTTCAGATTCGTCAGGAAACGCACGAACACCTACGCGAACTGATTCAACGATTGCCTGATCCTCAGCGGGAGGTGCTCATTATGCGGCACTATGAAGACATGAGTTTTCAGGAAATTGCAGATGCCACAGGAGTGAGTATCAACACGGCTCTAGGGAGAATGCGTTACGCGCTGATCAATTTGCGAAAGCAACTCAGCAAACGCGTTCCTATATATGATACAAACGTTTACCCCAGATGA